The following nucleotide sequence is from Micromonospora sp. WMMD1120.
CCCGTCGACCTGCTTGAGGCCCTTGAGGAACGCGGTGGTGGAGTATTCGGGGTCGGTGATCTGTTCCGGGGTGCCCCAACCGCTGGACGGGCGCTGCTGGAACAGGCCCAGCGAGTCGTGGTCGTTGGCGTCACCGAGGTGGCCGAGGTTCTCCAGCTTGGACTCCTGCAGGCTCGTCGCGATCGAGATCACCGCGGCCCGCTCGGGCAGGCCGGCCTTCTTGGTCGCGGCGATGATCGCCTTGACGTTGGCGGTCTGCTCGTCGTTGAGGGTGATGTGCGACTGCTCGCCCTGCGGCTTCGGCGCCTGCACGGCCACCGCGGCGGTGGTGGCGGGCTTGGCGTCCACGGCCGGCGCGGCGTGCGCGGCGACCGGGCCGGCGAAGATCCCACCGGCGAACGCGAGACCGGCGACGGACAGCACGCTCTTACGCATGATCGTGTTCATGGGGTGAGCTCCTTCGGGGGTAAGGACACCCCTGCGCGATGCGGGGGTGTGAGCACCTCGTCCGGCGCTGCGAAAGTCTGGGGGTCGGCACACGCGGTGTGCCGGGGTGGCGATGTTCAGGCCGGGGGCCTGTCAGGCCGGGGGGCCTGTCATTCCGGGGGCGACCACCTACCGGCGGGCCGGGCTGGTCCTGCGATCGTCGGGGTATGTAACGACTCCGGCCCGGCCACGATTCCGGGCCACGGGTGCAACCGCTCACATCCCCAAAACGCCAAAACGCCCATACCGAACGATCCTCCCAGCACACTGGGTCGGTCGGTGGGTCACGTCGGCCCGCAGCAGCATGGTCGACTCGGCTTTCTGGAAATCGCGGCATCCGCGAGCGGAGGAAGCCCCGGCATCACGAAACTCGAGTCGATCACGGGCCGGCCGAACGCCCGCTTCTCCCTGAAATCGGACAAAAACGGCCCGGTCGGCTCGAGACGGGAGCCCGAGGACGGGCATAAGGAACCCTACAGGCGTCCGGCAGCACCGGCCAGGTAAACACGGGCCATGTCGCCCGAAACGTCCCGCACGGACCCGGCCCGGGGCAGGGGCATGGACGGGACGGTGGGCCGAGGGGTTGGCCGGGGCCGTGAGTCGGGCCGGCCCGGGCCCGTGGACGGGACGGTGGGCCGAGAGGTCGGCCGGGGCCGTGAGTCGGGGCCGGGTCGGGTCCGTAACCCGGACTGGGGGTCGCAGCGGGGACCACAACCGGACGGAGTCCCTGATCAGGGCCGGAAAATCGGTTGAGTTGACGGTTTTGCGCCGGCAGGCTGAGGTCTCCGCCACCCCACGTCCGGAGGACTTTCCATGCGCCTGCTCCGTGATCTGTGGGGCACCTCGACCCGTCGTATGACGATCGTGGTCGTTCTCATCGTGCTCGGCGCCGCCGGTCAGGCGGGCGCCTCGGCGCTGGCCGGGGCGGTGCTGGTGCACCGGTCGGCCGGCTTCTTCGTCGTACTGGCCGGGGCGCTGGTCGCCGTGGTCCTCAGCGACCTCGCGGTGAGCCTGCTGATGGCCGGCCTGACCGCCGACTGGTCCGCCGACGTGCGCCGCCGGCTGTGTCGCGTCGCGTTCGGGCAGGACCTGCCCACCCTGGAGACCACACCGGTGGGCGAGCTGCTGGACCGGATCGACGGGGACGTCTACCAGGTTGCCTCTGCGGTCCGTAACCAGGGCACCCGGCTCGCCCAGGGGTTGTGCGTCGGGCTGCTGTCGATGGTCGTCGCGCTGGTCGTGTGGTGGCCGGGCGGTGTCGCGATGCTGCTGCTCACCGTTGTGCTCGCGATCGGGCTGCGGCGGCCGACCGCGCGGATCGGCCCGGCGCGGATGGCCGAGGAGGAGGCGTGGTCGGACCTCGCCGCGGTCATGGAGGAGGCGGTGCACGGCCAGGACGACGTACGGACCAGCCTGGCCCGTCCGTACGTGCTGCGGCTGTACGCCCGGCGGGCCGCCGCCGTGCTGTCCCGGGGAAGAGTGGTCTGGGTGCTGTCCGCCCGGGTGGCGACGGCGGCCACGGCGACGATCCGGGCCGGCATCGGCGCGGTGGTGCTCGGCGGAGCGTGGGCGCTGACCACCGACCGGATCGACGCCGCCCGGCTCACCGCCATCTGGCTGCTCGCCCTGGCCTTCGGGGCCACGGCGGAGCATGTCAGCCGCATGGTGCCGGAGATCCAGGAGGCGCTCGGCGCGTGGGCCCGGGTGCAGTTGCTCCAGAAGGCGCGGCAGGAACCGGTCGGCGGAGCCAGTCCGAGCGAGGGTGACCTGCGCATCCGGGATCTGACCTTCACCTACCAGGAGGGTGGCCGGGGGGCCGCGTTGCGCGGGCTCAGCCTCACCTTCGCGCGCGGCCGGTCGTACGCGTTGATCGGCCGGACCGGCTCCGGCAAGTCGACGTTGGCGAAGGTGCTCACCCGGGCTGTCGACGTCCCGCCGGGCTCGGTCTTTCTCGGCGGCACCGACCTGTGTGACCTCGACGTCGAGCAGTTGCGTCGCTGGGTGGCGCTGGTGCCGCAGCGTACCGAGATCCTGGCCGGCACGCTCGCCGAGAACGTCGCGCTCTTCGACAGGGAGTTGCTCGACGCCGCCGCCAGGGCCCTGCACGAGCTGGGTCTGGCCGGCTGGATCGCCGAGCTGCCGGACGGGTTGGCGACCCGGCTGGGGGAGGGCGGGCACGTGCTCTCCGCCGGGCAGGAGCAGTTGGTGGCGTTCGCGCGGATCCTGGTGCGTGACCCGCACGTGGTGATCCTCGACGAGGCCACCGCACGTCTGGACCCGGTCACCGAGGCGCGGGTGCAGCGGGCCACCGAACGACTGCTCCGTGACCGCATCGGCATCGTCATCGCGCACCGCCTCTCCTCGGTGCGCCGCTGTGACGAGGTGGTGGTGCTGGCGGACGGGGCAGTGGTCGAGGCTGGCCCGTTGGAGACGTCGACGCGCTTCGCCGAACTGCTGGCGACGAGCCACGCCGCCGCGTACGCCACGGCGGCGCCGCTCGGCCGCACCGCTGCCGGCACCGACCTGCTGGTCGGCCCCGGCCCGAACGAAGCCTGGCCGACCGAGCCGACAACCGCGCACGCCGGGCTCACCGCGCACGCCGGGCTCACCGCGCACGCCGGGCTCACCGCGCACGCCGGGCTCGCCGCGCCGGCCGAGGAGGGCGCGCCGGCAGGTCACCCCGCGCCGGCAGGTCACCCCGCGCCGGCAGGTCACTCCGCGCCGGCGGGATCGGCCCGGACCGACCCGCCACCGCTACCGCCGACGCCTCCGGCCCGGACGCTGCGGGAGATCCTCCGGCTCTGCACCAACGATCCCCGGTACGGGGCGGCCGCGATCGGGCTCTTCCTCGGGCTCAGCCTGCTGGGGTTGGACGGCCCCGTGCTGCCGTGGCTCTGGGCGGACCTGGTCGACGGGACCGGCAACGCGTACCTGCCGGCGGTGGGCATCGTGGCCGGGCTGCTGGTCACGCTGCCGTTGCCGTACTACACCCACGTCTGGTTCCCCGGCTGGTGGGTGCGGCAGATGCTCCGCATCGGCCTGCGTCTGGTGCACGGTCAGACCGGAGCGCGGCGGGTCAGCTCGCACACCCCGGCCGAGGTGGTGGCGCAGGGCGGTGACACCGAGCGGGTGGTCCAGCTCGCCGACAACGTGCTGGACCAGACCGTCGCGCTGGTTCTCGTGGTCGCCATGACGGCGGTCACCGGCAGCGTCGTACCCGGGCTGTTCTTCCTCGGCACGATGGTCGTCTCCGGGCTGGCGGCGACGCTGTTCGGCCCGAAGCTGGAGCGTGCCGCCCGCGCGACGGTGGCGGCGCGGGCCGCCTTCGCCACGGCGTTGGTCTCCGCGCTCTCCGCGGCGCGGACGGTGAAGCTCGCCGGCGCGACCAGTGCGGTGCTGCACCACCTCGCGGCTCTGGACGTGCTGCGCAGCGACCGGCAGCGGCGGGAGATCTCGGTGCAGGTGTGGGCGCGTTCCACGCCGTCGATGGCCAGCGGGTTGTTGCCGATCGGCGCGTGGGCGCTCTACCTGGGTGGTGGGCTCTCCGCCGGTGCGGTGCTGGTGGCCGTGTCGACACTGGGCGCGGCCCGCTGGTTCGCCTGGACGACCGCCTCGCTGATCTCGCAGTTGCCCTCGGCGCGGGTCTGGACGCGGCGCACCGTGGCGATGACCGGGGTGGGCGCGTACTCCGCGGGGGTGCCGGCTGTCGACCTGGCCGCCGGCACGGCGCCCGCGCCGACCCCGCCACCCCGGCACCCGTTGCGTCGCCTGGAGCTGCGCGGCTTCAGCGTGGTGCACTCCGACGGTACGGTGGCCGTCCGGGACGTGGACCTGACGGTGCACCGTGGACAACTGGTGCTCGTCGTCGGGCCGGTGGGGTCGGGCAAGTCCTCGTTGCTGCGTGGGCTGGCCGGGATCGTGCACCACACCGGCGTACTGGCCTGGAACGGTGACCCGGTCACCGAGCCGGAGCTGTTCCTGCGTCCCAACCAGGTCGGCTACGTGGGCCAGTTGCCCCGGGTGCTCTCCGGCACGGTGGCCGACAACATCGCGCTCGGGCACCAGGTGGACGCGGCCGGGGCGGTCAGCACCGCCCAGCTCGACCACGACCTGGCCGCCGCCGGTGGCGGGTTGGGCCTGCTCATCGGGCACAAGGGCACACGGCTCTCCGGCGGGCAGTTGCAGCGGTTGGCGCTGGCCCGGGCGCTGGCCCCGCGTACCGAACTGCTGGTCGCCGACGACGTGTCGTCGGCGCTGGACGTCACCACCGAGCTGGCGCTGTGGCAGGCGTTGCGCGAGCACGGCGTGACGGTGGTGGGCTCGACCGCGAAGCGTGCGGCGCTGGTCCGGGCCGACCACGTGGTGGTGCTGCTCGGTGGCGCGGTGGCGGCGCAGGGCGCCTGGCGGGACCTGGAGGGCGACTGGTCGCACCTCGCCGGCTGAGGGTCGGGCGGCCGCCGCGCGGGCAGCCGCCCGACCGGGCCGGTTGGGGTCAGAACGCGCGGGCGTACTGGGCGGGACCGGTGTACGCGACGCCGAGCTTCGCGGCGGCCCGGCGCGGCCAGTACGGGTCGCGCAGCAGCTCCCGGCCGAGCAACACCAGATCGGCCTCGCCGCCGGCGACGATCTGCTCGGCGTGCTCGGGCTCCACGATCAGGCCCACCGCGCCGGTCGGCACGCCGGCGTCCCGGCGGATCTGGGCGGCCAGCGGCACCTGGTAACCGGGGCCGATCGGGACCTGCTGGGCGGTGCTCACCCCGCCGGAGGACGCGTCCACGAGGTCGACGCCGACGCCGGCCAGTTCACCGGCGAGCGCCACGCTGTCCTCGATCGTCCAGCCGCCGTCGACCCAGTCCGTGGCGGAGATCCGGGTCAGTACGGGCACGTCCTCGCCGACCGCCGCGCGGACCGCGCGGGCCACCTCCAGGGTGAGCCGCATCCGGGCGGCCCGGTCGCCGCCGTAGGCGTCGGTGCGGTGGTTGGTCAGCGGCGACAGGAACTCGTTGAGCAGGTAGCCGTGCGCGGCGTGGATCTCCACGGCGGCGAAGCCGGCCGCCAGCGCGCGGTCGGCGGCGGCCGCGAACGCCTCGACCACACCGTCGATGCCGGCCTCGTCGAGGCTCGTCGGCGTGCGGTAGCCGGGGGTGAACGGCTCGGAGCCGGGGGCGACGGGCGTCCAACCGCCCTCGCCGTCCGGCACGCCGCCCGTCCGCGGCGCCCACGGCCGGTAGGTGGACGCCTTGAACCCGGCGTGCGCGAGCTGTACGGCCGGCACCGCGCCGTGCGCGGCGACGAACGCGGTCACCGGTCGCCACGCGTCGACGTGCGCGCCGGACCACAGCCCGGTGTCCTGCGGGCTGATCCGACCCTCGGGCAGGACGGCGGTCGCCTCGGTCAGGATCAGGCCCGCGCCGCCGACCGCCCGGCTGCCGAGGTGGATGAGGTGCCAGTCGGTGGGCAGGCCGTCCGGGCCGGTGGAGTACTGGCACATCGGCGCCATGGCGACCCGGTTGGGCAGGGTCACCGCGCGCAGGGCGAGGGGGGTGAACAGTGCGCTCATGGGGGACATCCTCTCGATACGGCGACGGCGACGGGCCCCGGGGAGGGGGCCCGTCGCCGTACCGGGTGGTCTGGTCAGGCAGGCGCAGGGGTCAGGTCGGGCCGGGTCTCGACGGCCGGCTCCGGCTCGGTCAGGTCGCGCCGACCGGCCGCCTCGTACGCGGCCCGGTCGAGGGTGCCCTCGCGGGCCGCGACCACCGTCGGCACCAGCGCCTGTCCCGCCACGTTGGTGGCGGTGCGCATCATGTCCAGGATGGGGTCGATGGCCAGCAGCAGACCGGCGCCGGCCAGCGGCAGACCCAGTGTGCTGAGGGTCAGGGTGAGCATCACGATCGCGCCGGTCAGGCCGGCGGTGGCCGCCGAGCCGACCACCGACACGAAGGCGATCAGCAGGTAGTCGGTGAGGCCGAGCTGCACGCCGAACACCTGGGCCACGAAGATCGCGGCGAGTGCCGGGTAGATGGCGGCGCAACCGTCCATCTTCGTGGTGGCGCCGAACGGCACCGCGAACGAGGCGTACTCGCGGGGGACGCCGAGCCGCTCCACGGACCGCTGGGTCACCGGCATGGTGCCCACCGACGAGCGGGACACGAAGGCCAGCTCGATGGCCGGCCAGGCCCCGGCGAAGAAGCGCAGCGGGTTGAGCCGGCCGGCGAGGATCAGCACCAGCGGGTAGACCACGAAGAGCACGATGGCGCAGCCGACGTAGACGGCGGTGGTGAACTTCGCCAGCGGGGCCAGCAGGTCCCAGCCGTACGAGGCGACGGCGTTGCCGATCAGGCCGAGGGTGCCGATCGGCGCGAGGCGGATGACCCACCAGAGCGCCTTCTGCACGATCTCCAGCAGCGAACGGTTCAGCGCCACGAACGGCTCGGCCGCCTCGCCGACCAGCAGCGCGGCGGCGCCCACCACGACGGCGAGGAAGACGATCTGGAGCACGTTGCCCTCGACGAAGGCGCCGACCGGGTTGGTGGGCACGATGCCGGTGAGGAAGTCGGTCCAGGAGCCGGTCTTCTTCGGCGCGGCGGCGCTGCCC
It contains:
- a CDS encoding dicarboxylate/amino acid:cation symporter, encoding MRKIPFSVQILLGLVLGVALGFLARGNDLGWLTSTLHTVGNLFVQLLKLAVPPLVFTAIVVSVVSLRGVANAARLAVKTLLWFAITALIAVSIGIVLGLLTNPGRGVTLDLGSAAAPKKTGSWTDFLTGIVPTNPVGAFVEGNVLQIVFLAVVVGAAALLVGEAAEPFVALNRSLLEIVQKALWWVIRLAPIGTLGLIGNAVASYGWDLLAPLAKFTTAVYVGCAIVLFVVYPLVLILAGRLNPLRFFAGAWPAIELAFVSRSSVGTMPVTQRSVERLGVPREYASFAVPFGATTKMDGCAAIYPALAAIFVAQVFGVQLGLTDYLLIAFVSVVGSAATAGLTGAIVMLTLTLSTLGLPLAGAGLLLAIDPILDMMRTATNVAGQALVPTVVAAREGTLDRAAYEAAGRRDLTEPEPAVETRPDLTPAPA
- a CDS encoding ABC transporter ATP-binding protein, producing MRLLRDLWGTSTRRMTIVVVLIVLGAAGQAGASALAGAVLVHRSAGFFVVLAGALVAVVLSDLAVSLLMAGLTADWSADVRRRLCRVAFGQDLPTLETTPVGELLDRIDGDVYQVASAVRNQGTRLAQGLCVGLLSMVVALVVWWPGGVAMLLLTVVLAIGLRRPTARIGPARMAEEEAWSDLAAVMEEAVHGQDDVRTSLARPYVLRLYARRAAAVLSRGRVVWVLSARVATAATATIRAGIGAVVLGGAWALTTDRIDAARLTAIWLLALAFGATAEHVSRMVPEIQEALGAWARVQLLQKARQEPVGGASPSEGDLRIRDLTFTYQEGGRGAALRGLSLTFARGRSYALIGRTGSGKSTLAKVLTRAVDVPPGSVFLGGTDLCDLDVEQLRRWVALVPQRTEILAGTLAENVALFDRELLDAAARALHELGLAGWIAELPDGLATRLGEGGHVLSAGQEQLVAFARILVRDPHVVILDEATARLDPVTEARVQRATERLLRDRIGIVIAHRLSSVRRCDEVVVLADGAVVEAGPLETSTRFAELLATSHAAAYATAAPLGRTAAGTDLLVGPGPNEAWPTEPTTAHAGLTAHAGLTAHAGLTAHAGLAAPAEEGAPAGHPAPAGHPAPAGHSAPAGSARTDPPPLPPTPPARTLREILRLCTNDPRYGAAAIGLFLGLSLLGLDGPVLPWLWADLVDGTGNAYLPAVGIVAGLLVTLPLPYYTHVWFPGWWVRQMLRIGLRLVHGQTGARRVSSHTPAEVVAQGGDTERVVQLADNVLDQTVALVLVVAMTAVTGSVVPGLFFLGTMVVSGLAATLFGPKLERAARATVAARAAFATALVSALSAARTVKLAGATSAVLHHLAALDVLRSDRQRREISVQVWARSTPSMASGLLPIGAWALYLGGGLSAGAVLVAVSTLGAARWFAWTTASLISQLPSARVWTRRTVAMTGVGAYSAGVPAVDLAAGTAPAPTPPPRHPLRRLELRGFSVVHSDGTVAVRDVDLTVHRGQLVLVVGPVGSGKSSLLRGLAGIVHHTGVLAWNGDPVTEPELFLRPNQVGYVGQLPRVLSGTVADNIALGHQVDAAGAVSTAQLDHDLAAAGGGLGLLIGHKGTRLSGGQLQRLALARALAPRTELLVADDVSSALDVTTELALWQALREHGVTVVGSTAKRAALVRADHVVVLLGGAVAAQGAWRDLEGDWSHLAG
- a CDS encoding NADH:flavin oxidoreductase/NADH oxidase encodes the protein MSALFTPLALRAVTLPNRVAMAPMCQYSTGPDGLPTDWHLIHLGSRAVGGAGLILTEATAVLPEGRISPQDTGLWSGAHVDAWRPVTAFVAAHGAVPAVQLAHAGFKASTYRPWAPRTGGVPDGEGGWTPVAPGSEPFTPGYRTPTSLDEAGIDGVVEAFAAAADRALAAGFAAVEIHAAHGYLLNEFLSPLTNHRTDAYGGDRAARMRLTLEVARAVRAAVGEDVPVLTRISATDWVDGGWTIEDSVALAGELAGVGVDLVDASSGGVSTAQQVPIGPGYQVPLAAQIRRDAGVPTGAVGLIVEPEHAEQIVAGGEADLVLLGRELLRDPYWPRRAAAKLGVAYTGPAQYARAF